From a region of the Castanea sativa cultivar Marrone di Chiusa Pesio chromosome 10, ASM4071231v1 genome:
- the LOC142613028 gene encoding plasma membrane ATPase 1-like: MGRNLIRGGMEGIPIPVYTPESKFLKFLGFMWNPLSWVMEAAAIMAVALANGGGKPPDWQDFVGNSTISFIEENNAGNSAAALMARLAPKAKVLREGRCIEKDAAILVPGDIIIVKLGDIIPADSRLLDDDPLKIDQSAITGESLPVTKGPGDSVYSGSMCKQGEIEAVVIATGVHTFFGKAAHLVDSTNQVGHFQKVLTAIGNFCICSIAVGMIVEVIVMYPIQHRNRN; the protein is encoded by the exons ATGGGGCGAAATTTAATCCGAGGTGGAATGGAGGGTATTCCCATTCCGGTTTACACACCG GAAAGTAAGTTTTTGAAGTTCTTAGGATTTATGTGGAACCCTCTCTCATGGGTTATGGAAGCTGCAGCTATTATGGCCGTAGCGCTTGCCAATGGAGGA GGAAAACCACCTGATTGGCAAGATTTTGTTGGGAATTCAACTATAAGTTTTATAGAGGAGAACAATGCCGGAAATTCTGCTGCTGCTCTAATGGCTCGACTTGCACCCAAAGCTAAG GTCCTTAGAGAAGGGAGGTGCATTGAAAAGGATGCAGCTATTCTTGTTCCTGGTGATATAATTATTGTTAAGCTTGGGGACATTATTCCTGCAGATTCTCGCCTTCTTGATGATGATCCCTTGAAAATTGATCAG TCTGCAATTACGGGGGAGTCACTTCCTGTGACGAAAGGTCCTGGCGATAGTGTTTATTCAGGTTCCATGTGCAAACAAGGTGAGATTGAGGCGGTGGTCATTGCTACTGGAGTTCATACCTTCTTTGGCAAGGCTGCTCACCTTGTGGATTCCACAAATCAAGTGGGACACTTTCAAAAG GTCTTGACTGCAATTGGGAATTTCTGTATATGTTCAATTGCTGTGGGGATGATTGTTGAGGTCATTGTTATGTACCCAATTCAACACCGGAACAGGAATTGA
- the LOC142611966 gene encoding protein FAR1-RELATED SEQUENCE 11-like: MNDIVIASEIYQSVSRNCVDLNELPNYGENNDICGEELVVWNEYPMEEIGVIEENEDINSIENEFEPFVGQCFLSEEEAFIFYKNYANRYGFTIRKGRFVTKNGENIRRNFFCHQEGRQQLKTVDSSKEQQNKISTRCGCKAHLRITLRKSFNIFPREWHVTKFVIDHNHELLSPSKVRFLPANRVITKKDKDRILLLKKGGLSVRQIIRVMELKKGVKHGDLPFFKREWY, from the coding sequence ATGAATGATATTGTAATTGCAAGTGAGATTTATCAAAGTGTTTCAAGGAATTGTGTTGACTTAAATGAGCTTCCAAATTATGGAGAAAACAATGACATTTGTGGGGAGGAATTAGTGGTTTGGAATGAATATCCAATGGAAGAAATAGGAGTtattgaagaaaatgaagatattAATTCAATAGAAAATGAGTTTGAACCTTTTGTTGGTCAATGTTTTCTTAGTGAAGAAGAGgctttcattttctataaaaattatgcaaatcgATATGGTTTTACAATTCGAAAAGGCCGTTTTGTcacaaaaaatggagaaaatataAGACGCAATTTCTTTTGTCACCAAGAAGGTAGACAACAATTAAAAACAGTGGATTCATCTAAGGAGCAACAAAATAAGATATCTACAAGATGTGGATGCAAAGCTCATCTAAGAATTACATTGCGAAAGTCATTTAACATTTTTCCACGAGAATGGCATGTCACTAAGTTTGTTATAGATCACAATCATGAATTGTTGTCCCCTTCGAAAGTGAGGTTTCTTCCGGCCAATCGAGTTATCactaaaaaagataaagatcGCATTCTCTTATTGAAAAAGGGTGGACTTTCAGTTAGGCAAATAATACGTGTTATGGAGCTTAAGAAAGGTGTGAAGCATGGAGATCTtccattttttaaaagagaatgGTATTGA